Genomic DNA from Anopheles merus strain MAF unplaced genomic scaffold, AmerM5.1 LNR4000047, whole genome shotgun sequence:
GCGCGCCATCATGTCCAGCAAGTCACGGTTCAAGGAGCGCTTTCTTCCACCGCTGCATCGCTGCAACATGGACGGGTACGAAAAGATGGAACAGCACTACAGCTCGCCGAACATTGCCGAAAAGGAAGAcgatctgctgctgcccgGTGGGTGCGATTCGCTCGATCAGCACGAATCGCGCAAATCCATGTCGTTCGACATGGTACCGACCGGTGCAGTCGGCGACGGCGGGACGGACGAGTCTGACGCGGGCGTAAAGGGACCGCCGGGCTCGGCCGATTCCCTCGCCCGGCAGGCCCTGATGGCTGCCCACGTGCTCAACTTGATACCGGCGGAAAAGGCACGCCAGCGCAACTTTCTGCACGGCCGGCTCGGTTCTACGTCGCTGCTGGGTGCAACGGAGCTGGACAAAATACTTCCCACCCGCGAGGTTACCATCTTTATCGGCACGTGGAACATGAACGGCCAAAGTCCGCCGCGCCAGATGAACGATTTTGTGCTGCCGACAGCACTCGAGCACGTGCCCGATATTATTGTGTTCGGTACGCAAGAGTCCTGCTCGGAGCGGTTCGAGTGGGAGGTGACACTGCAGGAAACGCTCGGCCCATCCCACATTCTGCTACATTCCACCAGCCTCGGTACGCTCCATTTGGCCGCCTTCATCCGGCGCGACTTGATTTGGTTCTGCTCGGAACCGGAAGACGCCTGTCTGTCGGTGCGGCCCGGTACAGCCTTCCGCACGAAGGGTGCGGTGGCGATCTCGTTCTGCCTGTTTGGCACTTCGTTCCTGTTTGTAACGTCCCATCTGACAGCCCACCAGCAGAAGGTGAAGGAGCGCGTGTCGGACGTGAAAAAGATCATACACGCGCTCGACCTGCCGCGCAATCTTACGGTGAAGCACCGGAACAAGGACGTCACGCAAAACTTTGACAGTGTGTACTGGTGTGGGGATTTAAACTTTCGGCTGAGCGAACCCCGCGACAAGCTGATGCAGTGGATCGAAACGACACAGTTCCCGCTGCCGGCCCACCTGCCGCACGGTTTTATGCACACGGATCAGCTCACCTCGGTGCTTTCGGACGGGGCTGCGTTTCGGGGATTCCGCGAGGCTAAAATTACCTTCCCACCTACGTACAAGGTATGGGCAAACGCTATTAACGAAATGTTCGCAGCGTTCATTTAACCTGTGTTTATTTCTAtatatgtttaatttgttttagtacGATCCCGGAACGCAGCGTTTCGATTCCTCCAGCAAGCAGCGTGCGCCCGCGTACACCGATCGTATCCTGTACAAATTTAAACCACTCCCGGTGACAACGGTGCATCGGCGGGGTTCAAATTTGCCACCAGGAGGCAAAATATCGCATCCTCCTTCTCCGGTCAAATGTATTGCGTATGATTCAGTGCAAAGCATCACCTCGTCCGATCACAAACCGGTATGGGCACTGTTCCGGAATATCATTCGACCTGGCATTGACACGTAAGTAGTcgtctttttttgtatgtgatTCTTAGCAATGAACGGTCGAAATTTGCGCTTTTTTTAGCGTTCCATTAGCGGCAGGACTGTTTAACCGTGAAGTTTATTTGGAAGGCATGAAGCGGCGCTTGGACAATTCGGGAGCAGGCTCATCTGCCGTGTGCAATATTCAATGACGCCGGCTGTTTGACCGTTAAAGGTAAGAAAAGATACGTAAGAAAGGCTCGGTGGAAGATTGAGGAAAATTTTTTCAACAAGAGGATCGTAAGAGGACATTTTAGCGCGAAAACAAGCAGGGAATTTTAGTGGAACAATGAATTGATCAAACCAAGCGATTTGACAATGCGCAATGCTGGAGCTTACTATTGATAAGACATATATAGCTTCCACAGAGTAAAGTGTTAAAACTAGATCGAAACTCTACCATTACATAGAGCGGGCGTAAAATTAGTGGATGAATCGTATTGTGGTAAGGCATGCCGTATTGGCAGACTGATATGCGGCCCTTTAATTCCTTTACCAGCCACTAGTGCGCTTGAATACGATAAAAAATTTACTATGAGCATCAGTGTGAAGGTGTGAACATTAGCCACTTACATGAATTTTCTCACTCAACAGAAAGCCTTAAGTGTTCCTTCTCCATTTACTCTAGTCAGCGATGTGCAGTAAGTGTCTCGCACATGTAAATGCCATCGATCGCAACCACTAGTCATCTACTCGAGTGCACAGTTAACCGAGTAATaccaaccaaaaacaaatgaTTCTCAAGGCTCATTGGCTCATTAGCTTAAACTAGGGAGTAAGTGTTTTAGCACGTTTGtgagtgtatatgtgtgtatagAAGCGTTACTAAAATACAATTGAGATCCAGAAACTGATATGGAACATAGCGGTAGGCATCAACTAGATGTGGTAAATGGTAATGACCGAACTGCAGAATAGATTGCCAGTGACTGTAGCGAGTAAAaagacaaaagaaaaccttgTAGCCTTTCTCTGTAGTTTAGATTGATTAGAAAATGTATACACTATACCTGCAGTAAGTAACGCAGAGTGGAAAGGTTTATAGCACTAGACTAGAATCGTGATGTGTTCCGATAAGTGTTTGAGAAGTGAAGGGTACTTAACCATTTCGAGTAACTGAAAGACAAACTAACTGTTCCTATCCTAGCTGGCTGGTGGGAAGCAATTAGTAGTGCATATTTCGAATCAGCTTTCAGACCGTGCATCTCACACAACTTCAGAGGCTGAACATACATATCTAATACACTAGAAAACGTCAATTCGATGCTAGGATcgattaactttttttttactacagCTTTACTTCTTTGCGCAGAAAACCATTGACAATTTACGCGAGAACGTTATatgtttattatatttatatcaGTTGTGATCTTAAAAACACGGTTCTAGTCATCAG
This window encodes:
- the LOC121601244 gene encoding inositol polyphosphate 5-phosphatase E-like, yielding MDKTVPEPSASKPPAAVMHPNSSSSGPSVTASGKGKRPFLGLLSKRSSRVEPQRCSESEDEQQTFDSGSSFSLVGNHHTAPATQPNALRKATTANNSSSSSSSSNNNNNNNNNNHNNRNNSSSKSNGGTVTATNTSTSSASQRQDSSNPSDTNSYQLLSTSSTTTTTTTTSSTGPEGSAVTKIPTAVRKRDASSTRLSLGNRLSNYVAGANNTSASTGGGAGGQFNLCCSIDEAIVKSPPRNRYSHPATGSCCAGSDSYDLEMQQRRQQLKLELTAKTCTSYPIEKSSPLRHRRPLEVGPRVETPQEEEDVSGRSPKANVSLVNNRVVTKPIVFREYQNHTQRAIMSSKSRFKERFLPPLHRCNMDGYEKMEQHYSSPNIAEKEDDLLLPGGCDSLDQHESRKSMSFDMVPTGAVGDGGTDESDAGVKGPPGSADSLARQALMAAHVLNLIPAEKARQRNFLHGRLGSTSLLGATELDKILPTREVTIFIGTWNMNGQSPPRQMNDFVLPTALEHVPDIIVFGTQESCSERFEWEVTLQETLGPSHILLHSTSLGTLHLAAFIRRDLIWFCSEPEDACLSVRPGTAFRTKGAVAISFCLFGTSFLFVTSHLTAHQQKVKERVSDVKKIIHALDLPRNLTVKHRNKDVTQNFDSVYWCGDLNFRLSEPRDKLMQWIETTQFPLPAHLPHGFMHTDQLTSVLSDGAAFRGFREAKITFPPTYKYDPGTQRFDSSSKQRAPAYTDRILYKFKPLPVTTVHRRGSNLPPGGKISHPPSPVKCIAYDSVQSITSSDHKPVWALFRNIIRPGIDTVPLAAGLFNREVYLEGMKRRLDNSGAGSSAVCNIQ